The proteins below come from a single uncultured delta proteobacterium genomic window:
- a CDS encoding conserved membrane hypothetical protein (Evidence 4 : Homologs of previously reported genes of unknown function), with the protein MIAYFSVALAALFVSCLTFYSGFGLGTMLMPVFALFFPVQSAVAATAMVHGANNILKVFVVGKHADRGVVLRFGLPAMLAAFAGAAALGYAARFAPVATYTVGSFPASITPLKLLIAGLMVIFAMFELVPKLSSLRIDRKYLVLGGLLSGFFGGFSGNQGALRATFLTKMDLSTEAFVGSNAMIAFMVDVARITVYGMVFWLSPETAGLTAGQAPLIVTGGIAAFAGTLLGKQFLHKITMNYVKNLTGALLLLIAVLLGAGLV; encoded by the coding sequence ATGATTGCCTATTTCTCCGTGGCGCTTGCGGCGCTGTTTGTTTCCTGCCTGACGTTTTACTCCGGGTTCGGTCTCGGCACCATGCTCATGCCTGTTTTCGCTCTTTTTTTCCCGGTCCAGAGCGCGGTTGCAGCCACTGCCATGGTGCATGGAGCCAATAATATTCTGAAAGTTTTCGTCGTGGGCAAGCATGCCGACCGGGGCGTTGTTCTGCGGTTCGGCCTGCCCGCCATGCTGGCCGCCTTTGCCGGGGCGGCGGCGCTTGGATACGCCGCCCGGTTCGCCCCCGTGGCAACCTATACGGTCGGCTCTTTCCCGGCGTCGATAACGCCGTTGAAGCTCCTGATAGCGGGTCTGATGGTCATCTTCGCGATGTTCGAACTCGTGCCGAAGCTGAGCAGTTTGCGGATCGACCGCAAATACCTGGTCCTGGGCGGGCTGTTATCCGGTTTTTTCGGGGGATTTTCCGGAAACCAGGGCGCGTTGCGCGCCACTTTTCTCACCAAGATGGATCTTTCCACGGAAGCGTTCGTCGGCTCAAACGCCATGATCGCCTTCATGGTGGATGTGGCCCGCATAACGGTTTACGGCATGGTGTTCTGGCTTTCGCCGGAAACGGCCGGATTGACGGCCGGACAGGCGCCGCTGATCGTTACCGGGGGAATCGCGGCGTTCGCGGGAACCTTGCTGGGAAAACAGTTTTTGCACAAGATCACAATGAACTACGTGAAAAACCTCACCGGCGCGCTGCTTCTGCTTATCGCCGTTCTTTTGGGGGCGGGGCTGGTGTAA
- a CDS encoding putative Glucokinase (Evidence 3 : Function proposed based on presence of conserved amino acid motif, structural feature or limited homology): MTDAPSMKTILAADIGGTHSRFALFRLDPRSPDPLATLRLVRRVRFSTAASTDTGHMMRTLAASAGDDGGFFLPASSEPVHVDAAVLGIPGPAAVADASIAPPEGEVCYCPNIRWPLEARPVMDALEGAPVRFINDFVANGFACALLPHRIDAVTVLAGEDRPGFPRAVIGAGTGLGHCCILPGPVPVVAGAEAGHTLFPFTREEEDLYRYLAELHGTDRISGDMAVAGNGLSNLYAYCTGEKIPAHEVAPLAAANPEVMEVIARLYGRAVAHYVLNTLPLGGIFITGGLAANLPGVLGHPSFAAELREKNPMGRSLGAIPVMHVRNHDLGLWGSAAYAALLLREGRV, translated from the coding sequence ATGACCGACGCTCCCTCCATGAAAACCATCCTGGCCGCCGACATCGGCGGCACCCACAGCCGGTTCGCGCTGTTCCGGCTCGACCCGCGCTCTCCTGATCCTCTGGCCACGCTCCGTCTCGTGCGTCGGGTGCGCTTTTCCACCGCCGCCAGCACGGACACCGGCCACATGATGCGCACCCTGGCCGCGTCCGCCGGGGACGATGGCGGCTTCTTCCTGCCCGCGTCGTCCGAACCCGTGCATGTGGATGCCGCGGTTCTCGGCATTCCCGGCCCGGCGGCCGTGGCGGACGCCTCCATCGCGCCGCCGGAGGGAGAGGTCTGCTATTGTCCCAACATCCGCTGGCCCCTGGAGGCGCGGCCCGTGATGGACGCGCTGGAAGGCGCACCGGTGCGATTTATCAACGATTTCGTCGCCAACGGCTTTGCCTGCGCCCTGTTGCCGCACCGCATCGACGCCGTGACCGTGCTGGCGGGCGAAGACAGGCCGGGCTTTCCCCGCGCGGTGATCGGCGCGGGCACCGGGCTGGGGCACTGCTGCATCCTGCCGGGACCCGTGCCCGTCGTGGCGGGGGCGGAGGCCGGGCATACCCTGTTCCCCTTCACCAGGGAGGAGGAAGACCTCTACCGGTATCTGGCGGAACTCCACGGCACGGACCGGATAAGCGGGGATATGGCCGTTGCGGGCAACGGACTTTCCAACCTGTACGCCTATTGCACCGGGGAGAAGATTCCCGCGCACGAGGTAGCCCCGCTGGCCGCCGCGAACCCGGAAGTCATGGAGGTTATCGCCAGGCTGTATGGCCGGGCCGTTGCGCATTACGTCCTTAACACCCTGCCGCTAGGAGGGATTTTTATTACCGGCGGCCTGGCGGCCAATCTGCCGGGCGTTCTCGGCCATCCGTCCTTCGCGGCGGAACTCAGGGAGAAAAACCCCATGGGCAGGAGCCTCGGGGCCATCCCGGTCATGCACGTGCGCAACCACGACCTCGGTCTGTGGGGCAGTGCCGCCTATGCCGCTCTTCTGTTGCGGGAAGGCCGGGTGTAG
- the coaD gene encoding Phosphopantetheine adenylyltransferase, protein MDSLSGRIAVYPGTFDPLTFGHVSLTRRACGMFDSVIFAVAEETGKDMLFSTEERLEMAREVFRDRPNVHVTAFSGLTVNFARQCGSKVLLRGMRAVSDFDYELQLALLNRKLDPGVETMFLMTDARWLFISSSSVKSAARLNGNIEGMVPEIVRERLLQKFGHPFTPAKMLGDD, encoded by the coding sequence ATGGACTCTTTAAGCGGACGCATCGCGGTATACCCCGGAACCTTCGACCCCCTGACCTTCGGGCATGTGAGCCTGACGCGCCGGGCCTGCGGCATGTTTGATTCGGTTATCTTCGCCGTGGCCGAGGAAACGGGGAAAGACATGCTGTTTTCCACCGAGGAACGGCTGGAGATGGCACGGGAAGTTTTCCGGGACAGGCCCAACGTGCATGTCACGGCGTTCAGCGGGTTGACGGTCAATTTCGCCCGCCAGTGCGGTTCCAAGGTGCTCTTGCGCGGCATGCGGGCCGTTTCCGACTTCGATTACGAGTTGCAGCTCGCGCTGCTCAACCGCAAGCTCGATCCGGGCGTTGAGACCATGTTCCTCATGACGGACGCCCGCTGGCTGTTCATCAGCTCGAGCAGCGTCAAGTCCGCTGCCCGGCTCAACGGCAATATCGAGGGGATGGTGCCGGAGATCGTCCGCGAGCGGCTGCTGCAGAAATTCGGCCATCCGTTTACGCCCGCGAAGATGCTGGGCGACGACTAG
- a CDS encoding Methyltransferase, with the protein MRIIAGAFKGRELKTSVGPGYRPAMSKVRGAIFSMLEARGVIWPEARVLDLFAGSGSLGLEALSRGASYACFVELDKKAANIIRDNAERFGLDGSRYAIRQQEARTFLATRDMDPFDVIFIDPPYRGNFLSSSMTAVLRKHWLREGGIINAEVERGIDLDPDADFPPLECIADREYGQTRVVLWTL; encoded by the coding sequence ATGCGCATCATTGCCGGGGCGTTCAAGGGACGCGAACTCAAAACCAGCGTGGGGCCGGGCTACCGCCCGGCCATGAGCAAGGTGCGCGGCGCCATTTTTTCCATGCTGGAAGCGCGGGGCGTGATCTGGCCCGAGGCGCGGGTGCTGGATCTTTTCGCGGGCAGCGGGAGCCTCGGGCTGGAAGCCCTGAGCCGGGGCGCGTCTTACGCCTGCTTCGTGGAACTGGATAAAAAAGCGGCCAACATCATCCGCGACAACGCGGAGCGGTTCGGGCTGGACGGGAGCCGGTACGCCATCCGGCAGCAGGAGGCGCGGACCTTCCTCGCAACGCGTGACATGGACCCCTTTGATGTTATATTTATCGACCCGCCATACCGGGGGAATTTTTTATCCTCCAGCATGACGGCTGTTTTGCGCAAGCACTGGCTGCGGGAAGGCGGCATCATCAATGCCGAGGTCGAGCGCGGCATCGACCTTGACCCGGACGCGGATTTCCCGCCCCTGGAGTGCATCGCGGACAGAGAATACGGACAGACACGGGTGGTGTTATGGACTCTTTAA
- a CDS encoding Metallo-beta-lactamase family protein: protein MKITFLGAAKTVTGSCYVVETDNARFAVDCGMHQGNAAIEERNEDTELYRPGDIDFFLVTHAHIDHSGLLPRMVREGFSGPVYCTEPTADLLGIMLADSAHIQEMEAEWATRKQKRRGAKPVEPLYTQEDAAKVVSMLSPISYDKSFQPATGVQVTYKNAGHILGAAFLELVVAKNGDTYKLIFSGDLGRPDALIVEDAEVPELKPDYLFMESTYGDRDHKNESSSLEELAEAIKYSHSRGEKVIIPAFAVERTQEILFTLHKLHKRGMLPANLPIYVDSPLAIKATEIFRKFPEYYDEETRAVVNAGEDPFDVPGLRFTPTTQESQAINAVSGPAVIISASGMANAGRVKHHLRHNLWRPGASVVFVGYQAIGTPGRKLVDGAQSLRLLGEDTAVKAKIFTIGGFSAHAGQSQLLAWVEKFTHPEMTVVLIHGEEKAQTVLSGLIEERFGLKVVIPGYLEELALIPGKEAAIVPAVALDKAMPAINWDTLFALTRNTMDLAQSRKDSLSQHDWAVQAEFRDKLLEINSELARFASQA, encoded by the coding sequence ATGAAAATCACTTTTCTCGGCGCCGCCAAAACCGTTACCGGCTCATGTTATGTCGTGGAAACCGACAACGCGCGCTTTGCCGTTGACTGCGGCATGCACCAGGGTAACGCGGCCATTGAGGAGCGCAACGAAGACACCGAGCTCTACCGGCCCGGCGACATCGATTTTTTCCTTGTGACCCACGCCCATATCGACCACTCCGGCCTGTTGCCGCGCATGGTCAGGGAAGGGTTTTCCGGTCCCGTCTACTGCACGGAACCCACGGCCGACCTTTTGGGGATCATGCTGGCGGACAGCGCCCACATCCAGGAAATGGAGGCGGAATGGGCGACGCGCAAACAGAAGCGGCGCGGCGCCAAACCCGTGGAACCGCTGTATACCCAGGAAGACGCGGCGAAAGTCGTGTCCATGCTTTCGCCCATCAGCTATGACAAGAGCTTCCAGCCCGCCACGGGCGTGCAGGTGACCTATAAAAACGCGGGGCACATTCTTGGGGCGGCTTTTCTGGAACTGGTCGTGGCCAAAAACGGCGACACCTACAAACTGATTTTTTCCGGGGACCTCGGCCGGCCCGACGCGCTTATCGTGGAAGACGCGGAAGTGCCTGAGCTCAAACCCGATTACCTGTTCATGGAATCCACGTACGGCGACCGGGACCACAAAAACGAAAGTTCGAGCCTTGAGGAACTTGCGGAGGCCATCAAGTACAGCCATTCGCGCGGGGAAAAGGTCATCATCCCGGCCTTTGCCGTTGAGCGGACGCAGGAAATCCTGTTCACGCTGCACAAACTGCATAAGCGCGGCATGCTGCCCGCCAATCTGCCCATCTACGTGGACAGTCCCCTTGCCATCAAGGCGACGGAAATATTCCGCAAATTCCCGGAATACTATGACGAGGAAACCCGCGCCGTGGTCAACGCGGGCGAAGACCCGTTCGACGTGCCGGGCCTGCGGTTCACGCCCACGACGCAGGAATCGCAGGCGATCAACGCGGTCAGCGGCCCGGCGGTCATCATTTCCGCCAGCGGCATGGCCAACGCGGGCAGGGTCAAACACCATTTGCGCCACAATTTGTGGCGGCCAGGGGCGAGCGTTGTGTTCGTCGGCTACCAGGCCATCGGCACCCCCGGCCGGAAGCTCGTTGACGGGGCGCAGAGCCTGCGCCTTCTCGGCGAGGACACGGCGGTCAAGGCCAAGATTTTCACCATCGGCGGCTTTTCCGCCCACGCGGGCCAAAGCCAGCTCCTTGCCTGGGTCGAAAAATTCACGCACCCGGAGATGACGGTCGTGCTCATCCACGGCGAGGAAAAAGCCCAGACCGTGCTCTCCGGGCTGATTGAAGAGCGGTTCGGCCTGAAGGTGGTCATCCCCGGCTACCTTGAGGAACTGGCTCTTATTCCGGGCAAGGAGGCGGCCATCGTTCCCGCAGTCGCCCTGGACAAGGCCATGCCCGCGATCAACTGGGATACGCTGTTCGCGCTTACCCGGAACACGATGGATCTCGCCCAGTCCCGCAAGGACAGCCTCTCGCAACACGATTGGGCCGTGCAGGCGGAATTCCGGGACAAACTTCTCGAAATCAACAGCGAATTGGCGCGGTTCGCCTCGCAGGCCTAA
- a CDS encoding conserved hypothetical protein (Evidence 4 : Homologs of previously reported genes of unknown function) encodes MTATEYVLETLSNQDSWRLFKIISEVVEGFETLGGMRKCVSIFGSARAQADSPTYKATEAIAAQLVKAGYGIITGGGPGLMEAANKGATEAGGESVGLHIHLPHEQQINPYVKTRCDFRYFFVRKLMFVKYAMAYVVMPGGMGTIDELSEAFVLAQTNRIKPFPIILYDSSYWTGMVDWLKDVMVREGYIREEELGLMVMKDTPESVAEYIRRHVII; translated from the coding sequence ATGACTGCTACTGAGTACGTTCTCGAAACACTGTCCAATCAGGACTCCTGGCGGCTGTTCAAAATCATTTCCGAAGTTGTGGAAGGGTTTGAAACGTTGGGCGGCATGCGTAAATGCGTCTCCATCTTCGGTTCCGCTCGGGCGCAGGCCGACTCCCCCACATACAAGGCGACGGAAGCCATCGCCGCCCAGCTCGTGAAGGCCGGGTACGGCATCATCACCGGCGGCGGGCCGGGCCTGATGGAAGCCGCCAACAAGGGCGCAACCGAGGCCGGCGGGGAATCCGTCGGGCTGCACATCCACCTGCCCCACGAGCAGCAGATCAACCCGTATGTGAAAACCCGCTGCGATTTCCGCTATTTCTTCGTCCGTAAACTGATGTTCGTCAAATACGCCATGGCCTACGTCGTCATGCCCGGCGGCATGGGCACCATTGACGAGCTTTCCGAAGCCTTCGTGCTCGCCCAGACGAACAGGATCAAACCGTTTCCCATCATCCTGTACGACAGTTCCTACTGGACCGGCATGGTCGACTGGCTGAAAGACGTCATGGTCCGGGAAGGCTATATCCGCGAGGAGGAACTCGGCCTCATGGTCATGAAGGACACCCCCGAAAGCGTGGCCGAATATATCCGCAGGCACGTCATCATCTAA
- the tadA gene encoding tRNA-specific adenosine deaminase (Evidence 2a : Function of homologous gene experimentally demonstrated in an other organism; PubMedId : 12110595; Product type e : enzyme): MARSGNRLWNAPPLPPMAAHRIMPTPPPPWPSWEDLMREALAEARRAAPTGEISPVPEVPPISEVPVGAVVVDAAGTIIGRGHNAPIATSDPTAHAEIAALRQAALHTGNYRLTHCVLVVTLEPCLMCVGAIVHARLAGVVFGAYDRRAGAVSSQVDGFELPLHNHRPWQAGGILEEECAALLRDFFTRRREPKP; this comes from the coding sequence ATGGCGCGTTCCGGCAACCGCCTTTGGAACGCGCCGCCCCTTCCCCCTATGGCCGCACACCGCATCATGCCCACTCCCCCGCCCCCCTGGCCCTCCTGGGAGGATCTCATGCGCGAGGCCCTCGCCGAAGCGCGCCGCGCCGCGCCGACGGGGGAGATTTCCCCGGTTCCCGAGGTTCCGCCAATTTCCGAAGTCCCGGTGGGCGCGGTCGTCGTTGACGCTGCCGGGACCATCATCGGCCGGGGTCATAACGCGCCCATAGCGACGAGCGACCCCACGGCCCACGCGGAAATAGCCGCGCTGCGCCAGGCCGCGCTGCACACCGGCAACTACCGCCTGACACACTGCGTTCTCGTGGTCACGCTGGAACCCTGCCTCATGTGCGTGGGCGCCATCGTGCACGCGCGTCTTGCCGGCGTGGTTTTCGGCGCATACGACCGCAGGGCCGGAGCGGTTTCCTCCCAAGTGGACGGGTTTGAATTGCCCCTGCACAACCACAGGCCCTGGCAGGCCGGCGGCATTCTGGAAGAGGAATGCGCGGCGCTCCTGCGCGATTTTTTTACGCGCCGCAGGGAACCGAAACCCTGA
- a CDS encoding 30S ribosomal protein S1, with the protein MSENTPVQPEGAMQPEENIPAAAEAPAHPAVVRQEVPTAPQKTPAEAEDENFAALFEAQSAPGAHLSPGQRVTVTVVAVTSDTVFVSTGSKVDGIVERSELEEDGGATPAVGDTLDLYVVTVSSQEVRLSKMMRGAGGLAALEEAKDARLPVEGKIQAIVKGGFAVEVMKRRAFCPLGQMDLRPVEDPESFIGKTLPFIITKLEKGGRNIVLSRRVILEEEQAENREAFLSSVAVGDVLEGTVVRLAPFGVFVELATGVEGLIHLSELAWGRVAQADEVVSAGDKIRVKILDIATTDKGPRISLSSRQVMDDPWKTVEGRLTEGEVVTGKVVRNAAFGSFVEVLPGIDGLIHISELSYEKRVNKPDEVLTVGETVTVKIKGIDLEKKRLSLSLRDVGGDPWEGVAEDFPIGEEVTGTVEKRAPFGVFISLRPGVTGLLPASAISSSRGRSGIEKANVGDAVKVFVREVDTAGRKVTLGLADSGEKREGGREREDKDWKKHAPKPAQPGEFGNALGLAMQAALTKKK; encoded by the coding sequence ATGTCTGAAAACACACCCGTCCAGCCTGAAGGGGCCATGCAGCCGGAAGAAAACATCCCGGCCGCCGCGGAGGCCCCGGCTCACCCTGCAGTTGTCCGGCAGGAAGTTCCGACCGCGCCGCAAAAAACACCGGCCGAAGCGGAAGATGAAAATTTCGCCGCACTCTTTGAAGCTCAAAGCGCGCCGGGCGCGCACCTGTCTCCCGGGCAGCGCGTCACGGTTACCGTGGTCGCCGTTACGTCGGACACGGTTTTCGTCAGCACGGGCAGCAAGGTTGACGGCATTGTGGAACGGAGCGAACTGGAAGAGGACGGGGGAGCGACGCCCGCGGTCGGCGATACGCTCGATTTGTACGTGGTCACGGTATCGTCTCAGGAAGTGCGCTTGTCCAAAATGATGCGCGGTGCCGGCGGCCTTGCCGCGCTTGAGGAAGCCAAAGACGCCCGTCTGCCCGTGGAAGGCAAGATCCAGGCCATAGTCAAGGGCGGGTTCGCGGTGGAAGTCATGAAGCGCCGCGCGTTCTGTCCTTTGGGGCAGATGGATCTGCGCCCCGTTGAGGATCCCGAGTCTTTCATCGGCAAAACCCTGCCCTTCATCATCACCAAACTGGAAAAAGGCGGGCGGAACATCGTGCTTTCCCGCCGCGTGATCCTTGAGGAAGAACAGGCGGAAAACCGCGAAGCGTTCCTTTCCTCCGTGGCCGTCGGCGACGTGCTGGAAGGCACGGTGGTGCGCCTTGCGCCCTTTGGCGTGTTCGTGGAGTTGGCCACGGGCGTCGAAGGCCTGATCCACCTTTCCGAACTGGCCTGGGGACGCGTCGCCCAAGCTGACGAAGTGGTCAGCGCCGGCGACAAGATCCGGGTGAAAATTCTCGACATCGCCACTACGGACAAGGGCCCCCGCATCTCCCTGTCCTCCCGCCAGGTGATGGACGACCCCTGGAAAACCGTGGAAGGCCGCCTTACAGAAGGCGAAGTCGTTACGGGCAAGGTCGTGCGCAACGCGGCCTTCGGGTCCTTTGTGGAAGTTCTGCCCGGCATTGACGGGTTGATCCATATCTCCGAGCTGTCATATGAAAAACGCGTGAACAAGCCTGACGAGGTTCTTACCGTCGGCGAAACGGTCACCGTTAAAATCAAGGGCATCGACCTGGAGAAAAAACGCCTCTCCCTTTCGCTCCGCGACGTCGGCGGCGACCCCTGGGAAGGCGTGGCGGAAGATTTCCCCATCGGGGAAGAGGTCACCGGCACGGTGGAAAAACGCGCGCCCTTCGGCGTTTTCATCTCCCTGCGCCCCGGCGTGACGGGCCTTTTGCCCGCTTCCGCCATCAGTTCCTCCCGCGGCAGGAGCGGCATTGAGAAAGCCAACGTGGGCGACGCCGTGAAGGTGTTCGTGCGCGAGGTGGATACCGCTGGCCGCAAGGTGACCCTCGGCCTTGCCGACAGCGGCGAAAAACGTGAAGGCGGCAGAGAAAGGGAAGACAAGGACTGGAAAAAGCACGCGCCCAAACCCGCCCAGCCCGGCGAGTTCGGCAACGCGCTCGGCCTGGCCATGCAGGCCGCCCTGACCAAGAAAAAATAA